From the Lysinibacillus fusiformis genome, the window AACGGCGAAGCCTATACGCCAGCCTGCCATATTATAGGTTTTCGATAGGGTATACATTTCAATCCCAACTTCTTTTGCACCCTCTGCTTGTAGGAAGCTAATTGGTTTATTACCGTCAAATCCTATTGCTCCATAAGCAAAATCGTGTGATACGATAATATTGTGTTCCTTCGCAAAACGAACGGTTTCTTCAAAAAACGCGAGTGTTGCTGTACCACCTGTAGGATTGTTCGGGTAATTTAGGTAAAGTAGCTTTGCCTTTTCTTTCACTTCATCAGATAATGCATCATAATCAGGTAAGAAATCATTTTCAGCAAAAAGTGGCATCACTTCAAAATTAACATCCCCTAATACGACACCTGATAAGTAATCTGGATAGCCAGGGTCTGGTAAGAGCATCGTGTCGCCAGGGTTTAACACAGCTAAAGGTAGTTCAACTAGACCTATTTTTGTCCCACCAAGAATCGCTACCTCTGTGTCAGGATTTAGTTCCACATGATATTCACGTTGATAAAAGTCGGCAGCTGCTTGGCGTAATTCAGCAATACCTCGAAATGGTGAATATTTATGGTTTTGTGGGTTTTCAGCCGCCTCCTGTAATGCTTGAATGATGTGAGGAGGCGTGGGTTGGTCGGGATTTCCTTGCCCAAGGTTAATGACATCACGTCCTTCTTCTAAGGCTGTGTTTACTTTTTGAACGAGTGCTGCAAAAAATTGAGTGGGTAGTTGCTGTAGTTTTTTAGAGAATTCCATGCATAATCACCTTTTTCAGAATATAATAATTATTATTGAAGAATATGAAGCAAATAGTATTACTTTTTCTGTTAATTGTCTAGAGGAGGAATAGATATGAAAATCGGTTGTATTCAATTAAATGTTGGCTTTGGCAAAGTTGAAGAAAATTTTGCACGTGCTGAGGATAAGATTCGAGAAGCTGCAAAACAAGGGGCAGAAATTATTGTGTTACCTGAAATGTGGAATACAGGCTATGCTTTGGAAAAACTGCCTGAGCTAGCGGATAGCGATGGGGGGCGGACAAAAGCCTTTTTAGCTAAACTAGCTAAGGAACTAGATGTACATATTGTAGGTGGCTCTGTTTCAACAAAGAAAGGCGACAAATTTTATAATACGATGTATACCTTTGATCGTAATGGAGAGCTTGTAGGGGAATATAGCAAGGCACATCTTTTCCGTTTAATGGACGAGCATCTTTACTTAGAGGCAGGGAATGAAATGAATCGTTTTGCTCTAGGTGACATTGAAGCTGCTGGTGTTATTTGCTATGATATTCGCTTCCCAGAATGGTTACGTGCCCATGCATTACAAGGAGCAAAGGTATTCTTTGTACCAGCGCAGTGGCCAACTCCAAGGATTGACCATTGGAAAACATTGCTGCAGGCTCGTGCAATTGAAAATCAATGCTTTGTCATAGCAGTTAATCGTATTTCGAAAAAGGTAGAAAACTTTAATGGGCAGTCTATGATTATTCAGCCTTGGGGAGAAGTACTTTGGGTTGGTGCTGAGGACGAGGAAGTAGCGGTGATCGATGTAGACTTTTCGATTGTCGATGAAGTACGTGGAAGAATCCCTGTTTACGATGATCGCAGACCTGGACTGTATCAGGATGTAGTTGTGAAAGGGTAATAAAGGGGCACGCATAGGAGGGGAGATCCCCTTTTGAGCGTGCCAACTTTTTTTCTAGCTCTTATCCTCGATCAATGAATTGGCTAGTAGCATAAATTCAAGTGTAATGCGGTTATGCCCCTTCATAAAATTTTTTCCTAGTAAACTTTCAAGCTTTTTTAAGCGGTGATAGAGTGTTTGACGCACAATAAACAATTGGTTCGCTGTTTGCTGTTTAGAGCCATTTGTTTGTAAATACACCTGTAATGTTTCGAGGAGCTTGCTGTTGTTTTTTTCATCGTATTCAATAACGGGCTGTAAATAGTCGTATATCACTTCCTGTAAATTCACTTGCATTTGTAATTTATAGATTAAATGATATAAATGCAGATCATCATAAAAGAACGAGGACGTTTGTACCTTTCGACAAATATATAAGGTTTCTAGGGCAGTTTGATAGCTTTTTGGAATTTCATCAACATCACAAACCACTTTCCCAACGGCTATCTGATAGCCCTGTGTTTGCTGCTTTTTATAAAATTCAGTTTTGGGTAAGGAGGAAAACAGGTTATTTAATATATCACGAGTGGCTTTACTATCTTTTGTATGAAGTAAAATAAAAATAACATAGCTCTTTCTTTCAAATAAAAATGGAATAAAGCCATGCTGCTCAAAGAGATTACGATAATAAAGCTTACTATAGACAATATCCTCTTGTGCCTTTGTCAAAGTATTAGGAGAGGCTAAAATAAAGACAGCCCCACTAGATTGTGTGTAGTTAGCGTAATGTGTAACGATAAATTTATAGATTTCCTCCTTAGATAGTTTTTGATCAATCCAATCGGCTAAAATCGAAGCATCCTCAATATTCTTTTTTTCCTCAATATAAAACTCTCGCATTAAAAGCTGTGCTAACGCTGTTGCTGTACGATCCAATATTAATAATTCAAACTCTGAGAAAAGCCCATCTTCCCGATAAAGTGTTAAATCGGCATAATGTTGATCAAAAATAAAAATAGGCTCATGTTTAAACTGCTGAGTAGACTTGTGCAATGCTAGTAATTGCTGACGCTTTTTGTGTGCCATATTCGGAAAAAAGATAGGCGCCCGT encodes:
- a CDS encoding pyridoxal phosphate-dependent aminotransferase encodes the protein MEFSKKLQQLPTQFFAALVQKVNTALEEGRDVINLGQGNPDQPTPPHIIQALQEAAENPQNHKYSPFRGIAELRQAAADFYQREYHVELNPDTEVAILGGTKIGLVELPLAVLNPGDTMLLPDPGYPDYLSGVVLGDVNFEVMPLFAENDFLPDYDALSDEVKEKAKLLYLNYPNNPTGGTATLAFFEETVRFAKEHNIIVSHDFAYGAIGFDGNKPISFLQAEGAKEVGIEMYTLSKTYNMAGWRIGFAVGNAEIIAAINLIQDHLFCSQFPAIQQAAAVALTASQQCADELRATYERRRNVLIEEAQRIGWHVTAPKGSFFAWLPVPLGYTSEQFADLLLEKADIAVAAGNGFGQYGEGYIRIGLLVSEERLREAIHRIEQLQLFNK
- a CDS encoding carbon-nitrogen family hydrolase — protein: MKIGCIQLNVGFGKVEENFARAEDKIREAAKQGAEIIVLPEMWNTGYALEKLPELADSDGGRTKAFLAKLAKELDVHIVGGSVSTKKGDKFYNTMYTFDRNGELVGEYSKAHLFRLMDEHLYLEAGNEMNRFALGDIEAAGVICYDIRFPEWLRAHALQGAKVFFVPAQWPTPRIDHWKTLLQARAIENQCFVIAVNRISKKVENFNGQSMIIQPWGEVLWVGAEDEEVAVIDVDFSIVDEVRGRIPVYDDRRPGLYQDVVVKG
- a CDS encoding PucR family transcriptional regulator, which produces MSPFQLKVLDVLNNKYFQKAEVVAGHEGLTRIVKWAHVLEIIHVDNFLVGEELVLTTGISLQHSIEDFTAFIEAIIQKNCAALCIEYGSSIQAVPEAILALANRHQFPIIVFHEAVPFVRITQDLHSQIINQQYLLISSLESYSQALNKNAVLGQNTEDILQNMYNELKTQIMFSIKGRAPIFFPNMAHKKRQQLLALHKSTQQFKHEPIFIFDQHYADLTLYREDGLFSEFELLILDRTATALAQLLMREFYIEEKKNIEDASILADWIDQKLSKEEIYKFIVTHYANYTQSSGAVFILASPNTLTKAQEDIVYSKLYYRNLFEQHGFIPFLFERKSYVIFILLHTKDSKATRDILNNLFSSLPKTEFYKKQQTQGYQIAVGKVVCDVDEIPKSYQTALETLYICRKVQTSSFFYDDLHLYHLIYKLQMQVNLQEVIYDYLQPVIEYDEKNNSKLLETLQVYLQTNGSKQQTANQLFIVRQTLYHRLKKLESLLGKNFMKGHNRITLEFMLLANSLIEDKS